tatTTCCTTTTCACGCTTCATGGTATCTGGAGCTGGATGTATGGAAAGGCTCAGCAGAAccttttgcttctttcattAATTATTCAGCTGTTGAAAAACTCTGTTATTTCCTTCCaaaaaaaatattgtggaaGATTTAGAGATATGGTTTTAAGATACTATGGGAATGACCCGCCTTAGTTGTTACTATAGAGGGTGTGCTTAGCTGGAGGAAAAAGGGTTATGACATCACTTCTACCTGCTAAAACTTCATACAGAAGAGGTCATCCAACATGTAAATCCGTCAGTACTTAAGCTGGGTGTATCTCTGCCACCTGCATCTCCAGGTTAGTGAGTTTCTTTGAGAAATAACTAACTGGGAGGACTAAGGTCCTTGAGACCTCTCTATATAGCTCCCTTACCAGGCTACATCAGGCCGGATCTCTTTTAACCTTCCAAGTGACTAATGCAGAAAAGATGACAAGCTGCAGAGGTACTAAACCAGTACCTCCTCTACACTGAAAAATTATATGCTTCAGGTGGTGTAATGTGACATAGCCAGTGGGAAGGGAAAATAGAAAGATCATTTCTAACTGattaaaactgtgtttctgtTACCGCTGTGGTGGTGTGCTGAGATAAAGTAAGAACAGCTCAGCTAAACAGGTACAAAAGTAATTTATCTAATTCATGTTTTTCCCCTAATTGTGATGGAGAAACTAGAGGGATGTGAGCATTTCAGTGGACTGAGATGTCATTCTCTGGAATTCTCACTGATTTTGATATCTGTGATGCTGTGAGAACTACACATGCAGTTGGATCCAAAAGGAGCCAAAGCAAGCTGCTTATTGAAGTGAGAAATTATACGCATTCTAACCCTTAAGCCAGTGCTAAAAGGGAGAAGTTAGAAAGCATTGATATACAGCTTAATACTTCAAGAAATGCTTTATTGAGGCTTTATGCCAAATGccactgtgatttctttttttaattgtacttGTTCTAGGGATAGTTATTTAAAGGTGGAAAGCTGAGTATGACCAGACTTTATTAACATCGAAAGTTCAAGAGGTAGCTGTTGTAAAGCTAACCGTGTAGTTTGCATTTTCCTAAGCCCTCCAGCACCCTCTTACGGCAATTTACAGCCCAGGTTCTGTTGACTATTCGCCTCAAAATCAAGCTTTGCAAGGAGTGTTCTTTCTGCCCTCTCGTGGCCACAGGTCAGTTCCGCAGTTTTGCAACGTCGGGGATTTCAGACCTGCATTGCGTTTTGATAATCCCAAAGGTCATGCTTTTCTTTAGAGAACACACATAAAATTGTGTATCTCTGGGACAGTTTTTTCTGTATACAATGCTTTTATGTATATCTTTCATTTGAGTACAGCAGTTGGCGATTTGGATTGTCAGATTAGCTACACACAATTTTCTTAGTTTTACGTCATAACCCAGAATATGAAGATGTGACTTGCATATTCAAAGAACCAAGTAAGAACCATTTCTTTCGTATTCACTAAGGTAATTTTAGTTCGATGGTCTGTGCCTCACTTTTGGCCTGCTTACATGAAAATGCTGCATAATTGCACGTGACAGCTTTATGCTTTCACTGATTCTTTGGTTTACTTGGAAGTCAAATTGCACTCAGTTTCCATGTCATGTCAATCAATCAGTAAATACATTGATTAATTTAGATTTATCCCAGCTTGAGGCCAGGATCAGGCCACACTGCCTgtttatattttacaaagatCCTATACAGTTTAATTATCCCTTGTATGAATAATGCTTGTATCATATCAGTTAAGACTGCTGCTTATCACATTTTTCTGACAAGTACACAGAGCCAGAATAGGTGACACATGCATGTACAGTGATGTCTCCAGTGCTTGTTAGCTGGTGAGGATCTGAACAAGACATTCTGTAGCAGGCGTGTGAGAGCATATAATGCAATAATGATTTAAGAAAGCAATTATACGAAACAAGAATAGATTATTCACAGCCAAGGTAGTACTAACAAAACAAATTTACATTggtaaatggaaaaagaaagtcaTTACTTTATATATTACCTGCTAACTTTCTCCTATGTGCCCCTTTCACAGTCAGCCCAAGTTACCATCTCCTCATCTCTGTTCTTTCTTGGGTAACTAGGAAAATCCCCACTGCACAGGCACAGCCTGCGCTGCCGTTGTGCTAGTGCCAAACCGTGCACCATCTGCGCTTAGCAGGAGAGGGAAGTAAGACCAGAAAGAGTTTATCTCTAGTTATACATTTGAGATGGGGGTGGGCTCTGCAATCCTCCAGGCCACCCCAGGGATTCATAAATTCATATGCAGTATAAATGTGTGCAAGAATACACTTTTAAGGAAATGTCTTGAAATATGAAACTTTGAGAAGCATATGGCAGTGGCTGAGCTGGCACAGGAAGTACCTTCTGAAGCTGGTCTCCTCTTTTCACTCCCCTACACTTTCCACACAGGACTGATGCTTCAAGAGCAATTCAGAATCCCCTGCATTCACACTTCTTTCAAGATCCCATAAGCCATATGTGATCCTAGTATAACTATACTATAGGTACACTGGTGTACCTTCACTggtatttaatttcttcacaGGTATTTAAATTAAACTTGAAACTTCTCTTTCATAGCTGCCAAAAGAAATCAGCTGATGCATTAGGCACtaccatttcattttaaatgcctCTTGAGAGAGAGGCAAACTTGCAGCTCTTAGAATTGATGATGGTCTCTAAAGGCAAGTAGGTACTTAGTGAAAAAGGTAACCACACTTAAAGACAGGTTCAGCATCCAGCATATGGTTCTATCTTTTCCTTGAGCCTGTCTCTTCAATAACAGGGTTCAAAGGAAGTTTGTCTCTActcttttagaaataaattctcCATATTGGGCACTTAGTATAGTTAACTCTAAAACCTTTTATTACCACAAGATGAAGATGTATTTTATGTACCCACAGAATTGAGCAGCTAAAAGAAGCATCTGATCTTAAAAAGATCCCCTGTGTTCGCCTCCACTAATTCATTAAATGGGCCAGCTAAGCCGTGCTGGGAATAAACAGCACATGGGCTCATCAGACCTTGCTGCCCTTGTTCAGCATTGtactgggtttgcatggcaaggttttagTGCAGCGAGGCTACAGAGGtggtttctgtgagaagctgctagaagcttcctcTCCATTCACTAGAGCCAATGTCAGCTGGCTCCAGGACGGACTCaactgctggccaaggctgagcccatcagcaacagtgctagtgcctctgggataacatagttaaggttgggagggaaagaaaactgcaatttCAGCCAGAGAGAGGACTGAAAATACGTGAGAGAAAGAACcttgcagacaccaaggtcactGAAGAAGGAGGGCAAGAGAtgctccaggtgctggagcagagattccctggcagcctgtggtgcagcccatggtgaagCTTGTGCCTATAATTTTCAATATGTTAAAAGAGACAAAGTAGCTGGATGTCATACTAAGGACAAAGAGCATGGTAATTGATAAGTGAGGTAAAAGTCAATTGTTATGTGCGTCAGAGACAAGATAAAGTTATACAGTGCGAAAGttccaaaaccagaacaggTGTACCAAATATGATAAAATAGGGGGAAAGAGCTAAGTGGTCAGTGAGTTCCAGAAGATGGAAAGAGTtaaagcacagatttttctcATCCATATTTTGTGCTGCTAAAGATCTGAGTGGCATTAGCTGAAGCCCTTCTACACCTTGTGTCATCAGGAGAGCAGCACAAGTGTGAATTGGGTATCTATGGGCTTCCATGCATTTGTGCTAGATGTATTTCAGTGGGTGTcactaatgaaaacatttccaatTTCTCATAATGGGTACTTTTCAAGAGGGGGCAATTTTTCAAATGTCTTGTTTAAGGTTTGGAAGTTTCTAGTGGCCTGTGATGCCCAAGGCTGGCCTGGTTGTCATCctttgaagaaaatgcaaaaggtGGTTAAAAAAGCAGTCGAAGTGAATCTAAGACTGAGACATTTTAAATGCCGGATGCCCAAGTCTTTGGCTCCTTCTGTGGGTAAAACAACAGTGTCTTTTTACATTCCACTAAATCTGCCCAAATGATATATTGAAATGAACAGCATGATGAGCTCTTGGACTTATAAATTAATCAATGGGCTGTCAGTGTCCTCTCTATAAGCTTAAGTCAGAATCTAAAATAAGCCTGGTGTTGTTTTTGCATGGAGGCTTTAATAACAGATATAAATATTACGTGGATGACAAGGAAGGCTGGGAGCTCCTGAACCCTTCTAGAATTCATGCTGGTAAGCCTCCATAGTCTGTCACTTGATTTATGTGAGtcctttccttgctttttcccAATTCATGAATAGTATCTGTATATGGATAATAAATAATCTGGTGAGTAACAGCTGTAGCAATGTATGTTGCCTGTTGTGCCCCTTCTCCTCCCATTGCACTATGCAGTGATTGTTTTCTTGGCTCACACACTCTCAAGCCAAACAGAAATTTTGCAGAGCATAGCATAATTCCTCATTTATGTACTTTCCACCTAGCTCTTCCTCTGCTGAGGGAAAATAAATCAACAGCCATCTCCTGTATCTGTGCTGTGGAGCTTGCAATAAGAGGGCAACCTAATTTTACCTGCTGGTGGGCCAGCGTTTGGGCTTCTGCTTTCCTCCCATAGCAGCCATCATTAATGCCAATTGATGTATACCCTTTTCCTGTTGCTAGGTGATATGTGCCTTGCAAAAGCAGTTTATATTGCTGCTCAGGGATTCTCACAAATCTTGTTTGCTCTTGGGTCTCATGATGTGCAGTGAGGTTTGCAGAACCAGAACACAACACGAAGTTCAGGGCACCTCCTTCTGCTGTTCATTTGACTGTAAATCACTAAAAGATCCCAGTTTTCCTGACTAAAGAAAGAATGACATCCTGTTCTGGTGGCAGGCAATGACAAGATTTCTACTGCATAGGCTGGGTCTTCAACTTTCCCCTCCACAAATTATTGACCAGTGTCCTTCAGCATGGACTTGACTGCAGTACCCAACTGTAATGCTGCAAACCTGGTCTTTCACCAGCACTTGTTAGGTAGTTTTACTGAGACTGAGAATCCCAAAGATTGGTTTTGGACTCTTTCTTACTTTCAAAATGTACAATCTCACTGTTTATAATCTGTTTAGATGTCCCTGTCTCTTTGATATTTCAAGTTTAAGTGAGTAGAGGGGCTAGATATTTTCAAGACTGTGTTCTTACTACTTTGGGTTGAATTAGATtccccagccacaggctgaATAGTGTTGTTTCAAGTAGCCTCATTAAGTTTGTAGAGCAGCACCTTAGGCTCTGTCCCAAATATGAATTTATCTGATAAAAATGATCAGTTTGATTAGGATTTTTTCCAGGTTCTTCTAAAGATATGTGGAATGTAAAGATATCTGGTTACCGGTTATTCAGCATAAAAGACAAGAGACAGAAGAAGCAATAAATTAAACTCTCACATACCCAAACCCCAAGGAAGAAGAGATAACAAGACAGTAACAAAGAGCAGAAGTCTTAGATCACTGACTGATGGGACCTTAAAGGAACCACTCAATGCCTTGAGGAGGTTCAGCCAGAGCTCTGTAACTGGTTATCATGAATCTCATAGGAAACAGAAAACTTACAATGGGATATCTGAGAGGCCTTGCAGGATCGCATAAAATTTATTATGGGATGTTTCAAGAGATGTGGGAAAGCACTGGATTTATTTTGGGATGTTTAGGGGAGAGCCAAAAACAGTCAAAGGCAGGGGTCGAGATACATGGGAGAGGAGCAAGTATGGGAAAATGGAGAAGAGAGGGGATAAAAGAGGTCAGTCAGCTGCATGCAGTCAAGCTGCTGTCATTTTTTGTCAGGCTATGCCCTGTGCCTGATTGTCACAGTATGTCTTGTCTTCCTGTTAAACTCGGTAATTGAATGTTTCCCTGTGTGAGTGGGCTCTCTATTCTGCATGCACATGTGTGTATGATCTGCTAGCTGATTTCAAGCCAGGTTATCTGGTGAGTGGAGTGAGTGGTCTGAGTGCCAGCAGCTGGAGATAGAGACCAAGGCTTGAGGAATCCTGCAAGCCTGAGGGCTAGCAACTGGAGAGATGGATTGGCTGGATATTGGCTATTCAACAGACTGAGTATCtaacagctgctgctgaagggacccatttgtgtgtgtgattctAATACGAATTTAAAACTGGACTAGGTGGTGAGCAGGATGGGAGGTGCAGGAGCCAGCTACCAGGGAGACCAGATGTCAGGACAGTGGAGGGATCAAGGGTCAGCTTTAGCCAGCTGCTAAAGAGATCACAGATATGGAAGAGCTACTGGAGGGACCTGTTTGCCTTGTTTGGGTGGGAGATCTGCTAGCAACCTTCAGTTTTATTAACCTATGAGTGATAAAGGGATCAGCCCATTTACGTGTTTATGTTGCTCTTGTTGGTATGTAATTGGAGACTGTAATGATGCAGCTCTCTTGTTGGTTGGTAATCAATTGTgactgtcacagaatcacagaatcacagaatcccaagggttggaagggacctaaaaagatcatctagtccaacccccctgcaagagcagggtaacctacagtacatcacacaggaacttgtccaggcgggccttgaatatctccagtgtaggagactccacaacccccctgggcagcctgttccagtgctctgtcactcttacagtaaagaagttcttcctgatgttaacgtggaactcgTGTGACTGTCAAGTATATACATATTCTTTTGTACATGTGGTCTGGTTTTTAGGGGAATGCCTGTTTCCACCATTGGCCAGATGTGGTGTAAATGTAATGCAGCATCTGAGGACCAGAAGAAAGAATCCCTGAGATCCTGTAGTCTACTAGATTTGGCTTCCCTGTAACAGGTGTGAATTCAGCTTCTCTTCAAAGCTTACTGAAAACTCAGTTTTGGAGAAAGCCTGAACACGTGATATTCCATTTAGAAGAGAATGGTTTTGATAGGAAATATGAAATAGAAGTACAGGCTTAAATGGAGCAGTCCcttctgcatgtgtgtgtgtcattCACATTAACAGGAAGTGGGACACCCACAGGGCAGATCTTGTAGAACATTAGGGAGGGCGTTATCTCAGATATAAAGCCCAAGATCATTACGTTACAATGCATGTGCCTTTAGTTAGATGTTATTCCTCAGTGGGCTCCAAGATAGTAGGTTTTGTTTGTGACAAATTCTTGACAAGTTACCTTTCAGATTTATGTCTAACATGACTCATAAACAACAGGAAAAGTGCTTTCTCtatattttacttgtttttctttagctGCATAGGACACAAAGAGTACCAGTGGTTTTGATTCTGCTCCTGTTTGTTATTCATATTGTAGACTTCGTTTTGTTTGTACCATGCTGCTTTATTCATACTATgcttcttttaattttgcttaaaatgctttcagttaTACAGCCGTTGTTCTGAAATTAGGTTTTACAACCAACAGGACAGTCGCACAGAAGTAAGCAGAATTTGTACTACACTGCCACTGACGTAAACTGCTACAACGGTCGCTACAATTGTCATTGCCTTATACATCAAGGGTTTGTACAGAATTATTCATAACAGGAAGTCAGGTTTGCGTTTCAGTTCTTACAGGTTTCCTTTTCATGACCTTTAGGTTTGAAAACACATTGCAGATTTTCAGAGTCTTTCAGATTCTGTCTTCATTATTTCATTCCAGTATTACCGTAACTGTTAGAATTCATATCCCTAAAAATAtcagacaaaacaaaatctgttaCAATCAGGTGAGACAGTGAGAAAGAAATTACAGGAGTCAAATTAAACAAGAAAGAGCCTTGGCTTTGAATATATCAGTTACCTTTCCTGGCTTGAACATCTACCTTATGCATGCAGCAGGTACACATCGGGGTAGCCAGCTGAAACTCAGTTACAAGGCAAATGGAGAGTTTGGATAAAGCAGCAGATATGATACGAAGGACTGATATTGAGGAGCTGCTTTAAATTATTCCCAGTAACaggcaagaaatattttttcctatcctaaaaaaaattctgagatgtcaaaacaaatttttcttcttaatttggAAAAATCAAAATCTCAAACCTTGCCTCAGTAAAGGagtctgaagaaaaaaacccaaaaggttTGGATGAGGACTGCCgtaattttcaaaatactaCAATTCAGCTTggaattctgtcttttttttaactctaaTTTGCATAAATTTAGAAAATAGAAGGGTAATTTTATTTGGTCACTTTATAGTGCTGAAATGAGATATTTTAATAATCCTGAACCTTTTTCACCAAAGCTTTAAACTTCTCAAAGTGAAAACTGATCTAAAAAAGTGGTTTTAGACCTAACCTTGTCATATGAACATTTTCAGCTTTGGCTATTTAACATCCTCTCATTAGAAAAGATTTCATAAAGAGACTCTCTACTAGTACTTGTGATGAGGCTTTTTGATTTGATGAACTGCAAACAGGACTCATCAAAATGCTTAGGGAATATCCCTTGAGGAAATCTGATTGTATTTGATCGTCGCTAACCTATGATTCAATATACATTTTAATATATGGCTTGAACACTTGTATTACCTGGTTCAGATTCCTGAACTTCTTGAGGCAGATTGACAGACAGTGACTTCCCAAATCTCTGTGGAAAATTTAGAAGTGACTGACTGGAACTTTTAACAAGTGGAGATCTCCCAGGCCTGTGTGATGCCTTTGGAGCACGCCTAGGTATGTTATCCCCAAAAGCTCTGCCAAATCTCAGAGGCAAATTAGCAATTGGTCTAATGCTTCTTTCTTCCGGATAACCTCTTCCAAACCTAAGAGGTAAATTAGCAGCTGAATTTGGCATCTTGTTTATGGTAGAAGGGTTCATTTTAAGGATATTTTTTGATCCCCAgtctttcatttcttcaaaattgagactcctctccttttcttccaagATATCTTtaatctaaagaaaaagaattaaataaaggATACTATCATTTTATAGGGCATTACACCAGCTACCAATCACACAAAGTATTCATTTTCATATCTTCCTAGACAGCTGATGGGTAACACTCTCTTTTGGGTATCTAATGCTTTTTAGATGTATTTGCTAAACTCCATTGTAATGTGGATTACTTCATAGGCAGACATTGTCCTCCAGTACACTGACTCAAGAGTGCATCTCCGTATCAGTATCTAGAACTGTTCAAATGGTGTCAGTTGGAAATATTGCTGGGCATAGGTGCTGGTACCTGTGCCATCAGTTAAGTGTAGACGGGAGGCACTGTCAGGTCCACATTTTCTAGTATCACCAACTGAAGTTGCCTGCAGGGGAAGATGCTGGCTATGTTTAGCAACTTTACACAGACCCAGCCTCTTACTCATCTAGTCTGGATGAACAGGAGAATGGGTCAAGCTACCTGAAGGTGTAGCTCATTTCTTCCTAAGCACTTGATGGATGCTTTTGACCTAATATCCTGCTGGGCTAACAACCAGGGAAATTAATGGCAAGTGTTTGGGTCAAGTTGATATGATGCCTGTTCTGGCCTTGCAGCATAGAGATTGTCCTCAGCTTTAAGTTGCTTTGGTCCTCCATTAGTACACAAGATGCATTAGGAGCTCCTGGGCTCCTAATTTTTCTGCAGCCAGCACAAAATCTGCATTCTGTGTCTATGCTGGCATACAATGAAGAACTGAGCCTTGTGTATTTCTAGTCTCATGATGCAaagggcagctgctgcctgaaAACTAGCTATGTCAACATGACCTTGTAGCAGTGTTCTTTCCATGGGCATATTAAAGTCACTTTTGTTTACGGCAATGATAGATTTCCAAGCCTTAACAGCAAATAGGTACAAATATGTTTTTCAATTTCAGTTAAAGACACAAATGTTACTAATCTTCATTTCAGTTCCTTGTCCATATTTGGTGACTTCCTGGGAACATTTCCAGCTACTGGGAGAGAAGGGGAATGAACCATTCTAGTTCATACTCCAtgattaaaacattaaataaactATCCCTCTGTGATTGCACCTGCACACCCCTTCTGAAGTATATAAAAGACAGTGAGCTGAAGACCACAGGAGTTCACTAACATAATTGAAGTTGTATTTCGGTTTGAAGGATCTTTATTACACCAATGATGATGAGTCAGAAAGAGAGGTTGTCTCTCATTTCCCAGGGAGTATTTGTAGGGtagacaagaaaaataatacagatgAACTGTGCAAATTTCATTTGGCATCTATTGAGACATAATAAATGTGCAACCCTGCAAAGATGTTTTTATAGTCAATTTCCAGAGTAgaattttaaaaccattaaCTGTATTAGatttaaaatgttctctgttCATCATTATTCTTTGAGTATCACAAGCATGCCTTTATTAATTTTGAATTAATAATACATCCGTTATATTCTGTGCATAAAATGCCTGACAGGAATTTTAATTGAGGCCCCACTATGTAAGCAAGAAACATTTCAGAGTAAGTCTCAATGTAATTGCAAGGCTGTattgaaagaaaattgaaaCATGAATTCATTTACACAGTGTATGTGTTCAAGCAAATTAACTTCCTGAAAATTCTTCCAACAAGCTTTTTTCATACTGCTAATTCTGCAATGCTGAGTACTGGGCAGTGGGGTTAGGAGAGCCTTTGCCAAAGATGTGATTATCAAAGTGCTCAATTTCTGACCCACAGTTCCCCCAAATAATTCATAGCAATACAGATCTTACCTTGTAATActtatcatcatcatcttctgtgctctgcagactGGACTTCATCAGCTCATCTAGGCACATAGTGTTTGATGTCTGAAAGACCACTGTAgctaaagcaaacagaacaaacTTAATTGGAATGAATTTCATTTCTCTCAAATTATACTTACTTAAGGAGCTCAGAATctgtacagaaaagaaaactgcCATCATTTTATATGATCAGGAAACAAAAAGACTTTGTTCCTATGACATCAGTCTCAAAAGCTGCAATTCTTAATTAGGGAAGTAATTTGAATATATTTGAAGAATGTTGGGAATTTCTTTTGTGAGCCCTCTTAAGCAGCATAGATCCTTGCTAGGGACACACTgtctttacaaatattttcctctggTGAAATATGTCTTAATTAGATAAACTTGAGAGCCATAACATAGGGACTTAAAACAGCCATAATGTTCCATcaccagcagaagaaaacacctTGTTTCTTTCGTATCAGTGTCCTCAGAAGGACTGTGAAAGGAAGCTTTCTTCACATATGTATTGTTCTGTTCAAGTGATCCTTTTGGATCATATAATGCTTGTTTGTTATGTATAACTAAGGACGTTTGGCCTGTTGAAATCAAGTGCTATCTACTGAAGTTGTTGGTCAGGTCATAAGAGGTGTTATGCATCAATGAGATTTATTGATATACATCGTGTCTTTGTGCTAAATCGAACATGTTAATTTGCATTCAGGCTGAATTAGGAACATGCTTTTAAAACCCTACCCATCAGTTAAGTTTTCAGAAATTCCAAAGGTTGTGTTACATCTATGTTCTTAGGGCCAAATTTCTAATAGCAGTTTTTAAAAAGGCACCTGCCCCTTTGCTGCATGCTATGAAAGCACTGGACTGCCCATATGTGTTCTGTCCCAAAAGGGGATTCAGGCTGCACACTAAATATGTCCTTAAAGTGCACATTGAATTGGTTGCTAGATAGGCTGGTGAGCCAGGCTGCCATAAAAAAGGCATATTGTGTTGTTCTTCCATTTGTTATTCTTAAATTCTTGAAATGATTGCCTTCATCTCATATGGTAGTACTTAAAATCAGCTGCACAAGGAGAAAATCTGATTGCTCATCgtaaatacactgaaaaactGGACTCTAGACAAGTTCTTTTGCATTTAAACACTGGGCTTTTAAGATGCTCATTCTGTCAAAGCACTGGCAAAGTTGTCCCAAGAGAACATGTTTTATGTTGTAGGCAGTATGAATAGTATTGACTTTTTATCTGTTGACAGTGTTACTGGGTTTACTGCACTGTGAAGCTGAAGGATTTGGAAGTAACCTGATTTTAGAATCAAGTTGCCAGTTTTTATGGGTTTAAAGCTGCGCGCCATGCATGGATTAATTTTTGCCTTAGATTCACTGAAACTGAGATCCTCAAGGCATCAAGTGGCATTGTATTAGATCTAACAAGATACTCATACCTCCTTTCGGACTCATGAGAACCGCAGGTGTGTTGGAAACTGCTCTGACATGACTATCGCTTTAACTTGACTAAAATAACAGGAAACACTAAACCTGTCAGCCACATTGCTTACTAGATCCTagtgaaaaatgagaaaaataaatttcaattaATGATCTCCCTAGGAGAAATTACAacttctccttctttcccacACTTTAATTCTTATCCGataggaggaggagcagcaagcccctgtttaagcttgggccatagaataatagaatcgtagaatggtttgggttggaaaggacctcacgatcatccagttccaaaccccctgacacgggcagggatgcctcccgctagaccaggttactcaaagccccatccaacctggtcttgaacactgccagggctggggcagccacagcttctctgggcaacctgtgccagtgcct
This sequence is a window from Lathamus discolor isolate bLatDis1 chromosome 2, bLatDis1.hap1, whole genome shotgun sequence. Protein-coding genes within it:
- the NPVF gene encoding pro-FMRFamide-related neuropeptide VF isoform X1, with the protein product MKFIPIKFVLFALATVVFQTSNTMCLDELMKSSLQSTEDDDDKYYKIKDILEEKERSLNFEEMKDWGSKNILKMNPSTINKMPNSAANLPLRFGRGYPEERSIRPIANLPLRFGRAFGDNIPRRAPKASHRPGRSPLVKSSSQSLLNFPQRFGKSLSVNLPQEVQESEPGI
- the NPVF gene encoding pro-FMRFamide-related neuropeptide VF isoform X2, which encodes MCLDELMKSSLQSTEDDDDKYYKIKDILEEKERSLNFEEMKDWGSKNILKMNPSTINKMPNSAANLPLRFGRGYPEERSIRPIANLPLRFGRAFGDNIPRRAPKASHRPGRSPLVKSSSQSLLNFPQRFGKSLSVNLPQEVQESEPGI